The DNA segment GACAACAAGGACGGCAGTTTCGGTGTGGATACCAACCGTAATTATCCTGTGGAATGGGGTAACGGTGCCTCCACCTCCCCCTGGAGCGACACCTACCAGGGACCTGAGATATTCTCTGAACCTGAAAATCAGACCATCCGCGATTTCGTAAAGCGCGAGAAGTTCGTGACTTCAATTTCCTTCCACAGCCACGGCGAGGAAATCCTTTATCCCTGGAGCTACACTTCCGACATTAAAGCTCCTGACTTTGAGCTGCTTTCCGACCTGGCCCAGGGCATGGCTGCCATCAACGGTTATTCCCCGATCCAGAGCGCTGACCTGTACCCTTGCGGCGGCGAGTCGGACGACTGGCTCTACCGCGACAATAAATGCCTGTCCTTCACCATCGAACTGGCCTCTGATTTCATCCCAGCTGAATCCGAAGTGGACTCCATCTGCCTGAAAAACACGGATGCAGCCCTGTATCTTCTGAAGCGGGCTGGAAATCTCTGGCCTGTACTAAAGCATCAGCCCTGCGGTTCGACCACTGATAATGTCGGACCGTACATTGTGAAAGCCACGCTGGACCTGCAGCACAATCCGAATTTCAGTGTGCAGAGTTTCGTGCTGTCCTACAAAGCCGGCAACGAGATGTCTTTTTCCGAAACCAGTTTTACCGATACCGGCAGCGGAGCCTATGAAGCGAGGATTCCAGGCCAGGAATTCGGGAAGACAGTCGAATATTTCATCACGCTCAACAGTTCAACGCGCCTGCCTGAGAGCGGCACATACAATTTCAAGATTGAGCGGACCAACCGCCTGGTGGTGGACGACGACGACGGCAAGAACTACGAAAAATATGTGGCTGAAACCCTCGCTGCCGAAGGGCTCAGCTATACGCTTTACGACTTGAAGATGCAGGGCTCACCCGGCGGGGAATTCTTACGTGGATTCACTGAAGTGATCTGGCTCTGCGGCGACGATTCCGGCAAAACCCTGACCGAGGAGGACCAGCGGGCTCTCGGCGGCTATCTGGACCAGGGCGGCAGCCTGTTCCTCACGGGCCAGGACATCGGCTACAACATCAAGAGCAGCGATTTTTACAAGAAGTACCTTCATGCTTCGTACATAGACGACAATGCCAAGCTCTCCCATGTGAGCGGAGATTTCGCGGGGGTCATGCAGCTGTCAATGGATATCAGCGGCGGGGACGGAGCGGGAAATCAGCGCTATCCGGACGTGGTGGACGCTGTAGATGGAGGGGTCGTTTTCCTTCACTACGACGGGCAACCCACTGCCAAGTTCACGGCAGCAGATTACGGCGGCTCCAAATTCAGCGAGATCGCTCAGAATGATCGCCGTGGAAGAGCCGGGGAGAGCAAGGGCGCAGCAGTGCTGTTTGAAGGCAAATACAAAGTGATCTACCTGGGTTTCGGTTTTGAGGGGATCGGGAGTGTTGAACAGCGCAGATCGTTCCTGAAAGCCTCGCTGGAATGGCTGCTGCCTGCCACGCATCAGAAAATCCGCTCATTATTAAGCCTTTATGACAGCAAGCCGAATCCCAGAAAGGACCTGATCGAATACCGCCGCCTGACCGGCGCTGCCAGAGGCCTGGAAGACCTGATCATCACAGACCTGGAATCCGACCGGTCTCTGATCCCAGTTGCGCTGAAGACCCTCTCGAATTCCAGAAACCGGGTTGCCAAGGGGCTGGCCGGCCGGATCAGGGAACTGCAGAAAAACAAATAAGGAAACTGCATCCATAAAAAAAGAGCGGCCCATCCGGCCGCTCTTTTTGTTGTAATCAGTAGGGCTAGGCTGCATCCTTGGCAGGGATCCTCATTCCATAGAACGATCTCCAGACAAAGAACAACGCTACCAGGAAGAAGAGAAATCCGACCTTGGGGGCTATTGGCACGAAGCTTGGCACAATGGCTATTTCCATGGCCAGCAGGCCGAAGAGAGTGGTGAACTTGATGATCGGGTTCAATGCCACTGAAGTGGTGTCCTTGAACGGGTCGCCCACTGTGTCGCCGATCACAGTCGCTTCGTGCAGCGGAGTGCCTTTTTCCTTCAGGTCTACTTCCACGAGCTTCTTGGCATTGTCCCAGCAGCCGCCCGCATTGGCCATATAGATGGCAGAGAAGAGCCCGAACACCGCGATCGAGATCAGATAGCTGATGAAGAAGGCGGCGGGCATCGGATTCGCATTGTCAGCGGCGGAAAAGAAGGCAAACGCCAGGGTGAAGCAGAAGATGGCCAGGAAGATGTTGAACATGCCGGCCTGTGCATACTGGGTGCAGATCTTCACCACTTCTTTGCTCTTTTCAATATCTGCCCCGGCCTGCTCCTCAAGCTTGATATTCTTCTTGATATACTCCACTGCGCGGTAAGCGCCGGTGGTCACAGCCTGCATCGAAGCTCCGGAAAACCAGTAGATCACCATTCCACCGGCGATCGTGCCCAGGATGGAATAGGGATTGAGCAGGTTGAGGACTTTTTCCGGTTCAACGCCCAGGGTATTCTTCAACACAAGTATCAGAGAAAAGATCATTGTGGTTGCGCCGACGACAGCTGTACCGATCAGCACAGGCTTGGCCGTGGCTTTGAAAGTATTGCCTGCTCCGTCGTTGGCTTCCAGGTAATGCTTGCTCTTTTCAAAATCCGGCTTGAACTTGAATTCTTTCTCAATTTCGGCTGCCACATTCGGAACGCTTTCGATCATGGAAAGTTCATAAATGGACTGGGCGTTGTCTGTGACAGGACCGTAAGAGTCGACCGCGATCGTGACCGGACCCATGCCCAGGAATCCGAAAGCCACCAGGCCGAAGGCGAAGATGGAGGGATAGAGCATGAAAGCGGCAAGCCCGTAACTGGAGGTCACATATGCTGCGAACATCAGCACCATGATGATCAGGCCGATCCAGAAGGCGCTGAAATTTCCAGCCACTATGCCGGAGAGGATGGTGAGCGAGGCTCCGCCTTCGCGGCTTGCAGTCACCACTTCCTTGACGTGAGCGGATTTGGTGGAGGTGAAAATTTTGGTGAATTCCGGGATCAGGGCTGCGGCCAGAGTGCCGCAGGAGATAATCACAGAAAGCTTCAGCCACAGGTTGTCCGGCATTCCAGAGAGCTGCCAGTAGGAAACTCCGAAAGTCATGCAGATGGACAGCAGCGAGGTGATCCAGACCAGCATGGTCAGCTGATGCTCGAAATCCAGATCATCATTTCCCTGATTGGCTGAAGTGGTATAAGCTTTAGTGATCCAGAAGGACACCAGAGAAGTTACGATCATCAAAATACGCATGACGAAGATCCAGGTCAGAAGCTCGGTCTGATCCTCCACCTTAGTCACAGCGAGTACAATGAAGCTGATCAGGGCCACGCCGGTCACACCGTATGTTTCAAAACCATCGGCTGTGGGGCCAACTGAATCGCCTGCATTGTCGCCTGTGCAGTCGGCGATCACGCCCGGGTTGCGGGGGTCGTCTTCCTTGATGTTGAAAACTATCTTCATCAAGTCAGAGCCGATGTCGGCAATCTTGGTGAAAATTCCGCCGCAGATCCTGAGTGCGCTCGCACCCAGCGATTCACCGATCGCGAAGCCTACGAAACAGTTTCCAGCCCATTCCCTGGGCACGAAAAGCAGGATGATCAGCATCATCACCAGTTCCACAGAGACAAGCAGCACGCCGATGCTCATGCCTGCGTCCAGCGGAATGTTGAAAAGCTTGATCGGATTCTTCTCGAGCGAGGCAAAGGCCATCCGGCCGTTGGCCACCGTATTCATGCGGATGCCGAACCAGGCCACTCCGTATGAGCCCAGAATGCCGATCACAGACCAGAGCAGGATCAGAAGCACTCCGGATGCCGCGTTTTCCTGGAGATATCCGAAATAGAAGATTATGCAGAGCGCGATGAATGTTTCCAGCACTATCAACAGTTTTCCCTGCTGGATCAGATAGGTTTTGCAGGTCTCGTAAATCAGGTTTGACGTATCTGCCATGGCTTTGTGAATCGGCAGGGCTTTGACTCGCTGGTACTGGAAAAAGCCGAAAAAACAGCCCAGTACACAGATTATGAGCCCTATGTACAAAAACTGGGTCTGTCCGTAAGAAAGATCCGGAATTTTAATGTTGGATTCGCTGGCCCAGAGCGGCAGGCTGGTAAGCATTACGAGCAGCGCTAGAAACCTCATTGTACCTCCAGTGATGATAGATTCTCTGATCATGTAAGAACATTATAACCAATCTGATTTTCTATTTCATCTTGTGCGATTGACGCATACCTAAAAATCATAGATCTCTCTTTGTACTGGCGCTGCATGCTGCGCACCTACGGACAAACCCCGCACTGGCTGCATTTTTCTCCGCAGGACGGGCTTTCCTGGAATTGATAAGCCAGATTGCGCTCTGACAGAAGAAATTCTCGTGTCACTCCTGTCTCAACCTTTTCCCAGGGCAGGATTTCATCAAGGTTTCTCTCTCTGAGATACCATGCAGGATCCACGCCGCATTTATCAAAAGCTTCGCGCCAGATATCGGACCGGAAGTGATCGCCCCAGGAGTCGAGCCTGGCGCCTGCGAGGGCTGCTGCGATGATCACCTGCGACAGCCTGCGGTCGCCGCGGGACAGGATAGCTTCCAGCCAGGATGACTCGAAATCGTGATAACTCAGCTTGATGCATTTGTGATGCAGGCGGCTGGACAAAAGGGAGATTTTGGCTCTCAGCGAATCCAGGTTCGCGAAAGCTTCCCATTGGAAGGGAGTGTGAGGCTTGGGAACGAAATGAGAGACTGCCACGTTCAATTTGAATCTGTTTCCATGCTTTCTGACCCCCATTTCGAGGATCTTTCTGCAGAATTCCGCTGTAGCCAGCACGTCCTCGTCGGTTTCCGGGGAAAATCCCAGCATGAAATAGAGCTTGATCGTCTGCCAGCCCTCATTTATCAGGAGTTGTGCTGTGGAGAAAAGCTCCTCGTCGCTGACTTTTTTATTGATGAAACGCCTGAGCAGTGCTGATCCGGTTTCAGGGACAAGTGTGATTCCCGTTTTTTTCAGGCGGCTGATTTTTTTAAACAGCGGCAGGCTCTGGCTGTTGATCCGCAGGGAAGGAAGACTCAGAGTGATCTGCAGAGAGGAAAGAACAGGTACCAGTGCGTCAACGATCTCTGTGATCCTGCTGTGGCAGAAGCTGCTGAGCGAAGACAGGGACAGTTCTTCCCAGCCTGTGGCTTGCAGCATCTCTTTGGCTGCGCTGATCAGGGTAGCCGGATCTCTTTCCCTGCGCGGCCGGTAGATATACCCGGCCAGGCAGAAGCGGCAGCCGAAATCACAACCCCTCTGAATTTCCAGGATCGCCCTGTCATGCACGATGGAAACATAAGGAACCAGATCGCGGAGATTGAGCGGGGCTTTGTCCAGATCGGTGATCAGCACCCGTTTCGCACCGGTTTCAGATGAAACTTTGCAGATCAGCGGACCCTGGAATTCGAAATTGTATCTGCCGGGAAGATAAACACCATCCAGATTGCCGGCTTTTTGAAGAAATGCGGCCTTTTCTCTGCAGTTTTTGTAAAGCTCGATCATTTCCGGCAGAAACTGTTCAGCTTCGCCGATGAAAAAAAGATCAAAAATATCAGCCAGGGGTTCAGGGTTTACAGTGGAAGGGCCGCCTCCGATTATCAGCGGGAACTTATCCCCCCTGTCCTTACGCAGAGGTGGAATACCGGACAGATTGAGGATATGGATAATATTGGAATAAGTCAGTTCATGCTGGAGCGTGAATCCCAGAAAATCGAATTCAGCCAGAGGTTTCTGCGACCCCAGTGCAAAAAGAGGTTTTTTTTCAGCAGTCAGCAGGAGGCAGAGATCAAGGTCAGGCATGAAACAGCGGTCTGCGAAGACTTCCGGCAGAGAGCAGAGAATCGGGTATAGGATGCGGAGGCTTAAATTGGAAGCGCCTAATTCATAAAGATCGGGGAAAATCAGGCAGAAACGGATCGCATTCTCAAACGGTTTCCGGGAGATGTTCCATTCTCCTCCCGTATATCGACCGGGGTGGTTGACACGGCGCAGAAGGTCCTGCTGGTCATTCCCTGTCATGGATTTGATTCTTTGACGGTCTTCAACTGCTCCAGTTTTTTCTGGACATACTGGTTGCTGCTGTCGAGTGCCAGTGCCGCCTTGTAGTAGTATTTTGCCTTTTCCGCTTTGTTGTCGTTGGCATAGAGGTCAGCCAGGTTGAGATAAGCATCCTTGAGTCTGGGGTCTTTTTCGATTGCTTTCAGGTAAAGTTCTTCGGCCTTGGCATTGATGTTCTGATACTGGTAGATTGAACCAAGCCGGAAGTATGCTTCAGCATAGTCGGGAGCATATTGCAGGGCAAGTTTGATCCTGTCTATGGCTTGTGAAATGGCATTTTTTTCGTAATAAATCCAGCCCAGTGAGAGGAGGGCTTGAGGATTATCAGGTTCTTCCTTAAGGGAAGCCTCGTAATATTTTTGAGCCAGTTCCTTCTGGCCTGTCCGGTTGTATTGAGAGGCCAGTGCAAACAGGGCGGCTGGGTAATGAGGGTCCAGCTCAACGGTTCTCTGCAGTTCGGAAAGACCCCGCTCAGCGTTTCCAAGATGAAGCATGCAGATTCCCAGGTTGTAATGGGCATCCGGATATTCATCGCTGATTTTGATGGCCTTGAGAAAATAAGCGGCTGCCTCCTGCATTTTATCTTTCCTGGCCTCGATCAAGCCGAGTGCGTTGTAAGCTTTGAAATAATTCGGGTCGAGTTCCAGGGATCTCTTCAGGTAAGGCAGGGCTTCCTCATATTTTTCGTTGGAGGCGAGGGTGGCTCCGACATTGTAATTGGCCTCAGCACTGTTCCTGTATTCAGGGAGCAGGGCGAGTTTGTGGCGGGATTCACGCCGGCCGCAGCCGGAAACACACAGGCCTAAAATTATGATTACTGATAACAAGCGTTTCATTGGATGGCCTCCAGAATATTTTTCAGTTCAGTCCAGTCGGAGTCGAGGTCGGGCGGCATGGAGCTCAGCCGCTCAGTCTTTAAAATCCTGA comes from the Candidatus Wallbacteria bacterium genome and includes:
- a CDS encoding tetratricopeptide repeat protein; translated protein: MKRLLSVIIILGLCVSGCGRRESRHKLALLPEYRNSAEANYNVGATLASNEKYEEALPYLKRSLELDPNYFKAYNALGLIEARKDKMQEAAAYFLKAIKISDEYPDAHYNLGICMLHLGNAERGLSELQRTVELDPHYPAALFALASQYNRTGQKELAQKYYEASLKEEPDNPQALLSLGWIYYEKNAISQAIDRIKLALQYAPDYAEAYFRLGSIYQYQNINAKAEELYLKAIEKDPRLKDAYLNLADLYANDNKAEKAKYYYKAALALDSSNQYVQKKLEQLKTVKESNP
- a CDS encoding sodium-translocating pyrophosphatase; its protein translation is MRFLALLVMLTSLPLWASESNIKIPDLSYGQTQFLYIGLIICVLGCFFGFFQYQRVKALPIHKAMADTSNLIYETCKTYLIQQGKLLIVLETFIALCIIFYFGYLQENAASGVLLILLWSVIGILGSYGVAWFGIRMNTVANGRMAFASLEKNPIKLFNIPLDAGMSIGVLLVSVELVMMLIILLFVPREWAGNCFVGFAIGESLGASALRICGGIFTKIADIGSDLMKIVFNIKEDDPRNPGVIADCTGDNAGDSVGPTADGFETYGVTGVALISFIVLAVTKVEDQTELLTWIFVMRILMIVTSLVSFWITKAYTTSANQGNDDLDFEHQLTMLVWITSLLSICMTFGVSYWQLSGMPDNLWLKLSVIISCGTLAAALIPEFTKIFTSTKSAHVKEVVTASREGGASLTILSGIVAGNFSAFWIGLIIMVLMFAAYVTSSYGLAAFMLYPSIFAFGLVAFGFLGMGPVTIAVDSYGPVTDNAQSIYELSMIESVPNVAAEIEKEFKFKPDFEKSKHYLEANDGAGNTFKATAKPVLIGTAVVGATTMIFSLILVLKNTLGVEPEKVLNLLNPYSILGTIAGGMVIYWFSGASMQAVTTGAYRAVEYIKKNIKLEEQAGADIEKSKEVVKICTQYAQAGMFNIFLAIFCFTLAFAFFSAADNANPMPAAFFISYLISIAVFGLFSAIYMANAGGCWDNAKKLVEVDLKEKGTPLHEATVIGDTVGDPFKDTTSVALNPIIKFTTLFGLLAMEIAIVPSFVPIAPKVGFLFFLVALFFVWRSFYGMRIPAKDAA
- a CDS encoding TIGR03960 family B12-binding radical SAM protein — its product is MTGNDQQDLLRRVNHPGRYTGGEWNISRKPFENAIRFCLIFPDLYELGASNLSLRILYPILCSLPEVFADRCFMPDLDLCLLLTAEKKPLFALGSQKPLAEFDFLGFTLQHELTYSNIIHILNLSGIPPLRKDRGDKFPLIIGGGPSTVNPEPLADIFDLFFIGEAEQFLPEMIELYKNCREKAAFLQKAGNLDGVYLPGRYNFEFQGPLICKVSSETGAKRVLITDLDKAPLNLRDLVPYVSIVHDRAILEIQRGCDFGCRFCLAGYIYRPRRERDPATLISAAKEMLQATGWEELSLSSLSSFCHSRITEIVDALVPVLSSLQITLSLPSLRINSQSLPLFKKISRLKKTGITLVPETGSALLRRFINKKVSDEELFSTAQLLINEGWQTIKLYFMLGFSPETDEDVLATAEFCRKILEMGVRKHGNRFKLNVAVSHFVPKPHTPFQWEAFANLDSLRAKISLLSSRLHHKCIKLSYHDFESSWLEAILSRGDRRLSQVIIAAALAGARLDSWGDHFRSDIWREAFDKCGVDPAWYLRERNLDEILPWEKVETGVTREFLLSERNLAYQFQESPSCGEKCSQCGVCP
- a CDS encoding M14 family metallopeptidase, with translation MTKLLICAALILTFTLEAARPVIVIKDWKTARILPSEYFDITSVNRKAGYLTAITGDRGLEWLKGKRIPYEYLYRDVEELYAKYRFRATPGNRYHTYEKVVQELNDYAKNYPQIARLEVIGQSVEKRDILAIRIGGSRGLEETKPAVLFMGAHHAREWISVEVPMAIIDRLLTLYGKDAEITKLVDSRKVWVVPMQNPDGVTHCQTKEDWRKNRRDNKDGSFGVDTNRNYPVEWGNGASTSPWSDTYQGPEIFSEPENQTIRDFVKREKFVTSISFHSHGEEILYPWSYTSDIKAPDFELLSDLAQGMAAINGYSPIQSADLYPCGGESDDWLYRDNKCLSFTIELASDFIPAESEVDSICLKNTDAALYLLKRAGNLWPVLKHQPCGSTTDNVGPYIVKATLDLQHNPNFSVQSFVLSYKAGNEMSFSETSFTDTGSGAYEARIPGQEFGKTVEYFITLNSSTRLPESGTYNFKIERTNRLVVDDDDGKNYEKYVAETLAAEGLSYTLYDLKMQGSPGGEFLRGFTEVIWLCGDDSGKTLTEEDQRALGGYLDQGGSLFLTGQDIGYNIKSSDFYKKYLHASYIDDNAKLSHVSGDFAGVMQLSMDISGGDGAGNQRYPDVVDAVDGGVVFLHYDGQPTAKFTAADYGGSKFSEIAQNDRRGRAGESKGAAVLFEGKYKVIYLGFGFEGIGSVEQRRSFLKASLEWLLPATHQKIRSLLSLYDSKPNPRKDLIEYRRLTGAARGLEDLIITDLESDRSLIPVALKTLSNSRNRVAKGLAGRIRELQKNK